A portion of the Mesobacillus sp. AQ2 genome contains these proteins:
- a CDS encoding sulfurtransferase TusA family protein, which translates to MSEVQVTKSIDARGAYCPGPLMELVKGIKTAQVGDVVEVLSTDKGSAVDIPEWVNKMGHEIAYLENEGDEFKIAVKKVK; encoded by the coding sequence ATGAGTGAAGTACAAGTAACAAAATCAATCGATGCAAGAGGAGCATATTGCCCTGGACCATTAATGGAATTGGTAAAAGGCATTAAAACAGCACAGGTCGGAGATGTAGTAGAAGTCCTTTCCACTGATAAAGGTTCAGCAGTCGATATCCCTGAATGGGTCAATAAAATGGGCCACGAAATTGCCTACCTCGAAAATGAAGGCGATGAATTCAAGATTGCGGTTAAAAAAGTAAAATAA
- a CDS encoding DsrE/DsrF/DrsH-like family protein, translated as MEQQTPSLAVILLSEDLEKLHAGALVGSVASMSGMTVNVFVTMNALKSFRKDSFDNTDFITGTIGKEMLAKKIPLFDSLLQEGKEMGELNIYGCALAMDIMDWKEEDMLDVFDGVIGVTKFLGMTQGATVITM; from the coding sequence ATGGAACAGCAAACACCATCTTTAGCGGTTATTTTATTATCTGAAGATCTAGAAAAATTGCATGCTGGAGCACTTGTTGGATCGGTCGCATCTATGTCAGGAATGACAGTAAACGTGTTCGTGACAATGAATGCTCTTAAATCTTTCCGTAAAGACAGCTTCGACAACACAGACTTTATTACAGGAACAATCGGTAAGGAAATGCTTGCAAAGAAAATCCCATTATTCGATTCATTATTGCAGGAAGGCAAAGAGATGGGTGAGTTGAATATTTACGGATGCGCATTGGCAATGGACATCATGGATTGGAAAGAAGAAGATATGCTGGATGTATTCGATGGAGTCATCGGGGTAACGAAATTCCTGGGAATGACCCAGGGAGCAACAGTCATTACAATGTAA
- the sigK gene encoding RNA polymerase sporulation sigma factor SigK has translation MSGILTALGYLVKEVILLVSYVKNNAFPQPLSAADERKYLRLMANGDPHARNMLIEHNLRLVAHIVKKFENTGEDSEDLISIGTIGLIKAIESYSEGKGTKLATYAARCIENEILMHLRALKKTKKDVSLHDPIGQDKEGNEISLIDVLKSESEDVIDTIQLNMELEKVKEYIDVLDDREKEVIVGRFGLDLKKEKTQREIAKELGISRSYVSRIEKRALMKMFHEFYRAEKEKKKNKGQ, from the coding sequence ATGTCTGGCATACTGACAGCACTCGGGTATCTAGTAAAAGAAGTCATCCTTCTTGTTTCGTATGTTAAAAACAATGCATTTCCTCAACCGTTATCTGCTGCTGATGAGCGAAAGTACTTAAGGTTGATGGCGAATGGCGACCCACACGCAAGAAACATGCTGATTGAACACAACCTGAGACTTGTCGCGCATATCGTGAAGAAATTCGAAAACACTGGCGAGGATTCTGAGGATTTGATTTCAATCGGAACAATCGGCCTGATCAAGGCCATTGAAAGTTATTCGGAAGGAAAGGGCACCAAGCTTGCCACCTATGCTGCAAGATGTATAGAAAATGAGATTCTTATGCATTTGAGGGCATTGAAGAAAACAAAAAAGGATGTTTCGCTGCATGACCCGATTGGCCAGGACAAAGAAGGAAACGAAATCTCGCTCATCGACGTCCTGAAGTCTGAATCGGAGGATGTAATTGACACGATCCAGCTCAATATGGAGCTTGAAAAAGTGAAAGAATATATCGATGTTCTCGATGACCGTGAAAAAGAGGTCATTGTTGGCCGTTTTGGACTTGATTTGAAAAAGGAGAAAACACAGCGGGAAATTGCCAAAGAACTCGGGATCTCAAGAAGTTATGTATCAAGGATCGAAAAACGGGCATTGATGAAAATGTTCCATGAATTTTACCGTGCGGAAAAGGAAAAGAAGAAAAATAAAGGACAATGA
- a CDS encoding YrzI family small protein, translated as MTLNILFFTITIKKRQMTLEEIRHNEMVEKMVEENKTRQSMLRQF; from the coding sequence ATGACCTTAAATATCTTGTTTTTCACAATTACAATTAAAAAACGCCAAATGACTTTAGAAGAAATTCGCCATAATGAAATGGTTGAAAAAATGGTTGAAGAAAACAAAACTCGTCAATCAATGCTGCGCCAGTTTTAA
- a CDS encoding YrhC family protein, with the protein MKAKQLYEKMVDYKQFGTILLAVGVFFYLGTILPSETKVMTDIYIAIGASMGFLASSILFFAAAKKYRNQLIESEEGQELLMKK; encoded by the coding sequence ATGAAGGCTAAACAACTCTATGAAAAAATGGTTGATTACAAACAGTTTGGAACGATCCTCCTTGCTGTGGGAGTTTTCTTTTATCTTGGGACGATTCTTCCGTCAGAAACGAAAGTGATGACAGATATATATATTGCTATTGGTGCTTCAATGGGCTTCCTTGCTAGTTCGATCCTATTCTTTGCTGCTGCGAAAAAATACCGCAACCAGCTGATTGAATCAGAGGAAGGCCAGGAATTATTGATGAAGAAATAA
- a CDS encoding 5'-methylthioadenosine/adenosylhomocysteine nucleosidase: protein MSRIGIIGAMDEEIKHILDAMKDYDEKKKAGITFYVGTFNGYDVVLCKSGVGKVNASVCTQILIDEFAASKIVFTGVAGAVNPELRIGDIVISTDCVQHDMDVRALGFKLGEIPYTEVSVFKADKQLIDLALAASKEIVEDKKIVSGRILSGDQFIADRKKVRFLHEELNGYCTEMEGAAVGQVCSMNNIPFVIIRSMSDQADGSADVNFLEFTKLASKNSFEIVNEMVKNWKL, encoded by the coding sequence ATGAGCAGAATTGGTATTATTGGTGCAATGGATGAAGAAATAAAGCATATTCTTGATGCAATGAAGGATTATGATGAGAAAAAGAAAGCGGGCATTACTTTTTATGTCGGCACATTTAACGGATATGACGTTGTACTTTGTAAGTCAGGAGTAGGAAAAGTGAACGCGAGTGTATGTACACAAATCCTGATTGATGAATTCGCCGCTTCTAAAATTGTTTTTACAGGAGTAGCGGGAGCGGTGAATCCGGAATTAAGAATTGGCGATATCGTCATTTCAACAGATTGTGTGCAGCATGATATGGATGTCCGCGCACTAGGCTTCAAACTAGGGGAAATCCCTTATACGGAAGTCTCTGTCTTTAAAGCGGATAAGCAATTAATTGATTTGGCGTTAGCAGCAAGCAAAGAAATCGTTGAAGACAAGAAAATCGTCAGCGGCAGGATTTTATCAGGTGACCAATTCATCGCAGACCGGAAAAAAGTGAGATTCCTTCATGAGGAGCTTAATGGCTATTGCACAGAAATGGAAGGGGCAGCCGTCGGACAGGTATGCAGCATGAACAACATCCCATTCGTGATCATCCGTTCGATGTCCGACCAGGCAGATGGTTCAGCAGACGTGAACTTCCTGGAATTCACAAAGCTTGCCTCAAAGAATTCTTTTGAAATCGTCAATGAAATGGTGAAAAACTGGAAGCTTTAA
- a CDS encoding YrzA family protein, with protein MDFQFELIEDKVEFFEAVDLKTLEQKINKQIEINKAIMLSVHHVSHQMHLDDKGRLFYSAAVHFKAKKERNN; from the coding sequence ATGGATTTCCAATTTGAACTAATTGAAGACAAAGTTGAATTTTTCGAAGCGGTCGATTTAAAAACCCTTGAGCAAAAAATCAACAAACAAATCGAGATCAATAAAGCAATCATGCTATCCGTCCATCATGTGTCCCATCAAATGCATCTTGATGATAAAGGCAGGCTGTTCTATTCTGCAGCGGTCCATTTCAAGGCTAAAAAGGAAAGGAACAACTAA
- a CDS encoding acyltransferase, whose translation MEDKNVSIRHFYLDWIKVLAMMIVFLYHCSMFFNSFDWHIKNNIINHTYVEFFSLLVGNWIMPIFFVLSGMSTYYALKRRDSTSFIKERLLRLGIPLLLGIFLLSPPQVYIERITNLQFNGSFMQFYPHYFDGLYLEIGGNGNFAFFGHHLWYLLMLLLFSGITLPFFLKIRQDAGRKEFSILHYLLIPIPLSIAALTVNSIVNLGSWGIIFYLLLYISGFYFFARESLRQFVRKTGLFAGGFSILFTAIYLNWVIFYGFPLKTGVSWAIFMIVRVLLVWNTLFFMLFLGDKYLDFTNRTLKYASEASMPFYILHQPIIIVIGYFIYSIDWPIPLKIIVLVSLSFALIMCIYHFMIRRVNYLRLLFGLKEVKEVNIGETTKTIKL comes from the coding sequence ATGGAAGATAAAAATGTGTCCATCAGACATTTTTACCTTGACTGGATAAAGGTCTTGGCAATGATGATTGTGTTTCTTTATCATTGTTCAATGTTTTTTAATTCATTTGACTGGCACATTAAGAACAACATAATAAATCATACATATGTTGAGTTTTTTTCACTCTTAGTAGGAAATTGGATCATGCCAATCTTTTTTGTGCTTTCAGGAATGTCTACTTATTACGCATTAAAAAGAAGGGATTCTACAAGTTTTATAAAAGAAAGACTTTTACGATTGGGCATCCCCTTACTTTTAGGAATCTTTCTATTATCACCTCCTCAAGTGTATATTGAGAGAATCACGAATCTTCAATTTAATGGGTCATTCATGCAGTTCTATCCCCATTACTTTGATGGACTCTATTTGGAAATAGGGGGAAATGGAAATTTCGCTTTTTTTGGACATCATCTTTGGTACCTTTTAATGCTGCTGCTTTTTTCCGGCATCACGCTGCCGTTTTTTCTGAAAATAAGGCAGGACGCAGGGCGAAAGGAATTTAGTATCCTCCATTATTTGCTCATACCCATTCCTTTATCAATCGCTGCCTTGACTGTTAACAGCATTGTGAATTTAGGAAGTTGGGGAATTATCTTTTATTTATTGCTCTATATTTCCGGATTTTATTTTTTTGCTAGAGAATCATTAAGGCAGTTCGTGCGTAAAACAGGCCTTTTTGCGGGTGGGTTTAGCATCCTTTTTACAGCGATCTATCTAAATTGGGTTATCTTCTATGGGTTCCCGCTGAAAACAGGAGTGAGTTGGGCGATTTTTATGATTGTTCGTGTCTTATTGGTATGGAACACGCTATTCTTTATGCTTTTCCTGGGAGATAAATATTTGGACTTCACTAATCGAACATTAAAATATGCTAGTGAAGCCTCGATGCCTTTTTATATTCTTCATCAACCGATTATAATCGTAATAGGATACTTCATATATAGCATAGATTGGCCCATTCCATTGAAGATAATAGTATTGGTATCCTTATCATTTGCCCTCATCATGTGCATTTACCATTTTATGATTCGGAGAGTAAACTATCTGCGGCTTTTGTTTGGATTAAAAGAAGTCAAAGAAGTAAATATAGGAGAAACCACAAAGACGATTAAATTATAA
- a CDS encoding YrrS family protein, which yields MKNDYDSLNEGMRSQKRAKRRKTNLILNSLIVIVILLIGIVSFNIFFSNDESAADQNDVATEKSQSSDSPEKKEDSKGAGSKDDKDSEKNAEEKSDSEEADEESAEEQAEPIVTEGGSDANVKQTIENPEWKPVGTTQTGEHNTVFDQNAADWQEMILAYSYATGIDKNNMTVWWNENGGAPNTAVGTISEKGSDQTFRVWIQWVDGEGWKPVKVEELIQNDKR from the coding sequence TTGAAGAATGATTATGACAGCCTAAATGAGGGGATGCGCTCTCAGAAAAGGGCGAAGCGCAGAAAAACGAACCTTATTTTAAATAGCTTGATTGTTATTGTGATTTTGTTAATTGGCATTGTTTCATTTAATATCTTTTTCAGCAATGATGAAAGCGCAGCTGACCAAAACGATGTAGCGACAGAAAAGAGTCAGTCCTCAGATTCTCCAGAGAAAAAAGAGGATAGCAAAGGCGCTGGCTCTAAAGATGATAAAGACTCCGAAAAAAATGCTGAGGAAAAATCCGATTCGGAAGAAGCAGATGAAGAGTCTGCCGAGGAACAGGCAGAACCGATCGTGACAGAGGGCGGCAGTGATGCCAACGTGAAACAAACGATTGAAAATCCTGAATGGAAGCCGGTTGGCACTACCCAAACCGGCGAACATAATACTGTATTCGACCAAAATGCAGCAGATTGGCAGGAAATGATTCTTGCCTATTCTTATGCAACCGGGATTGATAAAAATAACATGACGGTATGGTGGAATGAAAATGGCGGTGCGCCTAATACAGCAGTCGGAACGATCTCTGAAAAAGGCAGCGACCAGACATTCAGGGTGTGGATTCAATGGGTGGACGGCGAAGGCTGGAAACCGGTCAAGGTAGAAGAATTGATCCAAAATGATAAACGCTAA
- a CDS encoding penicillin-binding transpeptidase domain-containing protein codes for MRKKRMVAWISICLAGFGLLIFRLAQLQLIDTESFSKHRINLIEASVKQRSQEMVVDNGRGNFLDRRGEPLTYETSSVLVLFPFLKKMDWEADKVARAIGVSEYALKTAVEDSKEPFAFGDPDPVILTRSQMEVINGLEIPGVFAVERKYPMEKVPATQLVGIIGENEDALRSRYGEKEFLPRTLIGLSGLEKSFDEFLVAEGKSKLVYHVDGEGAPLFGINVKYIEPANPFYPINLQTSIDKDLQMILEEKVDQHKIKKGGVILLDIETNSILAMVSRPVLNPSKPYTDEGVENMMVKQHIPGSVFKTVVAAATIDKGLDDPARKFDCSKTINGEKDTKYQHGMLNFPESFAVSCNRTFGEVAQELQKEDPHILERYAEMLSMTGGTGWTGNIFHIEGFRQLQDEETGRVFLSDEARKDRNFAALSGIGQHEVRVSPLAVANMMATIARGGEKDMVRAVLSIQYQNGTKMTEFPKDKLPGEHISPYTAMKLQKLLREVVVNEEGTGRWFRDLPYDVAGKSGTAETGRYESKKQLHNKWFAGYFPFEKPKYALVTVNLGVFEDEGGVNPLFADIVKEVYNFNHGTPAEGPENE; via the coding sequence ATGCGTAAAAAAAGAATGGTAGCCTGGATTTCCATCTGTCTGGCAGGCTTTGGCCTGCTAATATTCCGGCTGGCTCAGCTGCAGCTGATCGATACAGAATCATTTTCAAAACATAGGATCAATTTAATCGAAGCAAGCGTCAAGCAAAGGTCACAGGAAATGGTCGTAGATAATGGCAGAGGAAATTTCCTCGACCGTCGGGGTGAACCATTAACCTATGAGACCTCGTCAGTGTTGGTTCTGTTTCCATTTTTAAAGAAAATGGACTGGGAGGCTGATAAGGTCGCACGAGCCATTGGTGTTTCTGAATACGCATTAAAAACTGCAGTTGAAGATTCCAAGGAACCATTTGCTTTTGGAGATCCAGATCCTGTAATCCTGACCAGAAGCCAAATGGAGGTCATCAATGGACTGGAAATCCCTGGTGTATTTGCTGTTGAGCGAAAATACCCTATGGAAAAAGTGCCAGCCACGCAGCTTGTGGGAATCATAGGCGAAAATGAAGATGCCCTGAGATCGAGGTATGGTGAGAAGGAGTTCCTGCCTAGGACCCTGATTGGCCTATCAGGTCTGGAAAAAAGCTTCGATGAATTCCTCGTAGCGGAAGGGAAGTCAAAGCTTGTTTACCATGTGGATGGAGAAGGGGCTCCATTATTCGGAATCAATGTGAAATATATCGAACCAGCCAACCCGTTCTATCCAATCAATCTGCAGACATCGATTGATAAGGATTTGCAAATGATCCTTGAGGAAAAAGTGGATCAGCATAAAATCAAAAAAGGCGGAGTCATCCTGCTGGATATTGAAACAAACAGCATTTTGGCAATGGTTTCGAGGCCAGTCTTAAACCCATCCAAACCCTATACGGATGAAGGGGTTGAAAATATGATGGTCAAGCAGCATATTCCAGGGTCGGTGTTTAAAACGGTGGTCGCTGCGGCTACGATTGATAAGGGGCTGGATGACCCGGCCAGGAAGTTTGATTGCAGCAAGACCATCAATGGTGAAAAAGATACGAAATATCAACACGGGATGCTCAATTTTCCTGAAAGCTTCGCAGTCAGCTGCAATCGAACATTTGGAGAAGTGGCCCAGGAATTACAGAAAGAGGATCCACATATTTTGGAAAGGTATGCTGAAATGCTTTCAATGACAGGCGGTACAGGCTGGACTGGAAATATTTTTCATATAGAGGGTTTCAGACAGCTTCAGGATGAGGAAACAGGAAGGGTTTTCCTGTCGGATGAAGCGAGGAAAGATAGGAATTTTGCCGCATTGTCAGGAATTGGCCAGCATGAAGTCAGGGTGTCTCCGCTTGCAGTCGCCAACATGATGGCGACAATCGCCAGGGGTGGTGAAAAAGATATGGTCAGGGCTGTCTTGTCGATCCAGTATCAAAATGGGACGAAAATGACCGAATTTCCCAAAGATAAACTTCCAGGGGAGCATATTTCCCCTTATACGGCCATGAAACTCCAAAAGCTTTTACGGGAAGTCGTTGTGAATGAAGAGGGTACTGGCAGGTGGTTCCGGGACTTGCCATATGATGTTGCGGGAAAATCCGGAACTGCTGAAACAGGCAGATACGAAAGCAAAAAGCAATTGCACAATAAGTGGTTCGCCGGATATTTTCCTTTTGAAAAGCCAAAGTATGCACTTGTGACTGTCAATTTAGGGGTCTTCGAGGATGAGGGCGGTGTTAACCCTCTTTTTGCAGATATAGTAAAGGAGGTCTATAATTTCAACCATGGAACACCCGCTGAAGGTCCTGAAAATGAGTGA
- the greA gene encoding transcription elongation factor GreA encodes MATEKVFPMTQAGKEKLEQELEQLKTVKRKEVVERIKIARSFGDLSENSEYDSAKEEQAFVEGRITTLENMIRNAKIIQEDELSTDAVSLGRTVTFVELPDGDEESYTIVGSAEADPFEGKISNDSPIAKSLMGKKVGDQVAVQTPGGEMSVRITSIK; translated from the coding sequence TTGGCTACAGAAAAAGTTTTTCCTATGACACAGGCAGGGAAAGAAAAGCTGGAACAAGAATTGGAACAATTGAAGACAGTTAAACGAAAAGAAGTGGTTGAGAGAATCAAGATCGCCCGCAGCTTTGGTGATCTTTCAGAGAACTCTGAGTACGATTCTGCAAAAGAGGAACAAGCTTTTGTTGAAGGCCGTATCACGACTCTTGAAAATATGATCCGAAACGCAAAAATCATCCAGGAAGATGAGTTGAGCACAGATGCTGTCAGCCTTGGCCGCACGGTTACATTTGTCGAGCTTCCTGATGGCGATGAAGAATCTTATACAATCGTTGGAAGTGCAGAAGCAGATCCATTTGAGGGCAAAATTTCAAATGACTCTCCGATTGCGAAAAGTCTGATGGGCAAAAAAGTGGGCGATCAAGTGGCTGTCCAGACTCCTGGCGGTGAAATGAGCGTTCGCATCACTTCTATTAAGTAA
- the udk gene encoding uridine kinase — translation MDRKPVVIGVAGGSGSGKTSVTKAIYDSFKSQSILMIEQDYYYKDQSHLPMEERLKTNYDHPLAFDNDLLIEHIQKLLQHEAVEKPVYDYAIHTRSNEVVHVEPKDVIILEGILILEDQRLRDLMDIKLYVDTDADLRIIRRLLRDIKERGRSMDSVIEQYVNVVRPMHNQFIEPTKRYADVIIPEGGHNHVAIDLMVTKIQTILEQKSFL, via the coding sequence ATGGACCGCAAACCTGTTGTAATTGGTGTAGCCGGCGGCTCCGGCTCAGGAAAGACAAGCGTGACAAAAGCTATTTATGATAGCTTTAAGAGTCAATCAATTCTTATGATTGAGCAAGACTACTATTACAAAGACCAGAGCCACCTGCCTATGGAAGAGCGTTTAAAGACAAATTATGACCATCCACTGGCTTTTGACAATGATCTTTTGATAGAGCATATCCAGAAACTGCTTCAGCACGAGGCAGTAGAGAAGCCGGTTTACGATTATGCCATCCACACTCGCTCAAACGAAGTCGTACATGTCGAACCGAAGGATGTTATCATTCTTGAAGGGATTTTGATCCTCGAGGATCAGAGATTGCGGGATTTGATGGATATCAAACTCTATGTAGACACGGATGCAGATTTGCGGATCATCCGCAGGCTCCTGCGCGACATCAAGGAGCGAGGGCGCTCAATGGATTCGGTTATTGAACAGTACGTGAACGTTGTCAGGCCGATGCATAACCAGTTCATTGAGCCGACTAAGCGTTATGCGGATGTAATTATACCTGAGGGCGGTCACAACCATGTTGCGATTGACCTGATGGTAACAAAAATTCAAACAATTCTTGAACAAAAATCATTTTTGTGA
- a CDS encoding U32 family peptidase → MAAVADKISQIIDGKRVIVKKPELLAPAGNLEKLKIAVHYGADAVFIGGQEYGLRSNADNFTFEEMKEGVEFAKKYGAKIYVTTNIFAHNENIDGLEDYMMGLKEAGVHGIIVADPLIIETCRRVAPEIEVHLSTQQSLSNWKAVQFWKEEGLERVVLARETGAEEIKLMKEKVDIEIETFVHGAMCIAYSGRCTLSNHMTARDSNRGGCCQSCRWDYDLYKLEGSDENPLFNDGDAPFAMSPKDLKLIESIPRMIEIGIDSLKIEGRMKSIHYIATVVSVYRKVIDEYCADPENFVIKQEWLEELDKCANRETATAFFEGVPGYKEQMFGNHSKKTTFDFAGLVLDYDAETQMVTLQQRNYFKPGDEVEFFGPEIENFTHVIDKVWDEDGNELDVARHPLQIVKFKMDKPVYPNNMMRKEK, encoded by the coding sequence ATGGCAGCAGTAGCAGATAAAATTTCGCAAATTATCGATGGTAAACGTGTCATCGTGAAAAAACCAGAACTGCTAGCGCCGGCTGGAAATCTTGAAAAACTTAAGATTGCCGTCCACTACGGTGCAGATGCCGTTTTCATCGGCGGACAGGAATATGGTTTGCGTTCTAATGCGGATAATTTCACCTTTGAGGAAATGAAGGAAGGTGTCGAGTTCGCCAAGAAATACGGTGCAAAAATATATGTTACAACAAATATCTTCGCACATAATGAGAATATTGATGGACTAGAAGATTATATGATGGGGTTGAAGGAAGCAGGGGTACACGGAATCATCGTGGCTGATCCGCTCATCATCGAAACTTGCCGAAGGGTCGCTCCTGAGATCGAGGTCCACTTAAGCACGCAGCAATCTCTATCAAACTGGAAAGCAGTCCAGTTCTGGAAGGAAGAAGGACTCGAGCGTGTCGTACTGGCGCGTGAAACTGGTGCTGAAGAAATCAAGTTAATGAAGGAAAAGGTCGACATTGAAATAGAAACCTTTGTCCACGGAGCAATGTGTATTGCTTATTCCGGACGTTGTACTCTGAGCAATCACATGACTGCACGTGATTCAAACCGCGGCGGCTGCTGCCAGTCATGCCGCTGGGACTATGACTTATATAAACTCGAAGGAAGCGATGAGAACCCATTGTTCAATGATGGGGATGCTCCGTTCGCTATGAGCCCTAAAGACCTTAAGCTGATTGAATCAATTCCGCGTATGATTGAAATTGGCATTGACAGCCTAAAAATTGAAGGCCGCATGAAGTCGATCCACTATATCGCAACAGTAGTCAGCGTATACCGCAAAGTGATTGATGAATATTGTGCGGATCCTGAAAACTTCGTAATCAAGCAGGAATGGCTTGAAGAATTAGACAAATGTGCGAACCGCGAGACAGCAACTGCCTTCTTTGAAGGGGTTCCTGGGTATAAAGAGCAAATGTTTGGAAACCATAGCAAAAAGACCACTTTCGATTTTGCCGGTCTTGTGCTTGATTACGATGCTGAGACACAAATGGTGACACTCCAGCAAAGGAACTACTTCAAGCCTGGCGACGAGGTTGAATTCTTTGGACCGGAAATCGAGAACTTCACTCATGTGATTGACAAGGTCTGGGATGAAGATGGCAATGAACTGGATGTTGCCCGCCATCCGCTTCAGATCGTGAAGTTCAAGATGGACAAGCCTGTCTACCCAAATAACATGATGCGGAAGGAGAAGTAA
- a CDS encoding peptidase U32 family protein: protein MKKPELLVTPTSINDIIPLAEAGADAFLIGEQKFGLRLAGEFNREDVKQAIELAHSKGKKVYVAMNALFHNEKVDLLGDYLTFLQDVKADAVTFGDPAVLMAAKEYTPDMKLHWSTEMTGTNWYTCNYWGRKGAKRAVLAREINMDAIVEIKENAEVEIEVQVHGMMNMFQSKRPLLGHYFEYQGKALEVENRKQERDMFLHDKERENKYPIFEDENGTHIMSPNDICIIDELTELLEAGVDSLKIDGILKSPEYILEVTKLYRQAIDLAIEDPDQYDEEKDSLLEAAEELQPPNRPLDTGFFFKETVY, encoded by the coding sequence ATGAAGAAACCTGAATTATTGGTAACGCCAACTAGTATAAATGATATTATCCCATTGGCAGAGGCTGGAGCTGATGCATTCCTGATTGGAGAGCAAAAATTCGGTCTTCGTCTTGCTGGTGAGTTCAACCGTGAAGACGTAAAACAGGCAATTGAATTGGCACACTCTAAAGGCAAAAAAGTATATGTAGCCATGAATGCGTTGTTCCACAACGAAAAAGTGGACTTGCTAGGCGACTACCTCACATTCCTCCAAGATGTAAAAGCGGATGCAGTTACTTTTGGTGACCCTGCTGTTTTGATGGCTGCTAAGGAATATACACCCGACATGAAGCTGCATTGGAGCACCGAAATGACAGGGACGAACTGGTATACGTGCAACTATTGGGGCAGGAAAGGTGCAAAGCGCGCTGTCCTTGCAAGGGAAATCAATATGGATGCCATCGTAGAAATCAAGGAAAATGCCGAGGTGGAAATCGAGGTACAGGTTCATGGAATGATGAACATGTTCCAGTCAAAGCGCCCGCTTCTTGGCCATTATTTTGAGTATCAAGGCAAGGCACTGGAGGTAGAAAATCGTAAGCAAGAACGTGATATGTTCCTCCACGATAAAGAGCGTGAGAATAAATACCCTATTTTCGAAGATGAAAATGGCACGCATATCATGAGTCCTAATGATATTTGCATTATTGACGAACTGACGGAGCTTTTGGAAGCAGGCGTCGATTCTCTTAAAATCGACGGTATCCTGAAGAGCCCTGAATATATATTGGAAGTTACAAAGCTCTACCGCCAAGCCATTGATTTGGCAATTGAAGATCCTGACCAATACGACGAAGAAAAAGATAGCTTGCTGGAAGCGGCAGAAGAACTGCAGCCGCCTAATCGCCCGCTGGATACAGGATTCTTTTTCAAAGAGACGGTTTATTAA
- a CDS encoding O-methyltransferase — MLNEELQNYIDSLIQPRDGILSEMEEYALLNGVPIMEQAGIETMLQLLRIQQPETILEVGTAIGYSAMRMAFALPQANIITLERDEDRYELAVDYIKRSGMQDRITQIKGDALELEVEVAAHAPFDAIFIDAAKGQYKRFFELYSSYLKPGGMIITDNILFKGLVYNQEAESRRVRSLVKKIDEFNRWLAANEEYDTIILPIGDGVAVSKKR, encoded by the coding sequence TTGCTGAACGAAGAGCTGCAGAATTATATAGATTCTCTCATACAGCCCAGAGATGGCATACTATCCGAGATGGAAGAGTATGCGTTGCTTAACGGTGTACCCATTATGGAGCAGGCCGGCATAGAAACAATGCTCCAGCTTCTAAGAATCCAGCAGCCGGAAACAATCCTGGAAGTCGGGACTGCAATCGGCTATTCCGCAATGAGGATGGCATTTGCCCTGCCGCAGGCTAATATCATCACACTCGAGCGTGATGAAGACCGGTACGAGCTTGCCGTCGATTATATTAAAAGATCGGGCATGCAGGACCGAATCACCCAAATCAAAGGGGATGCGCTTGAGCTTGAAGTGGAAGTCGCGGCCCATGCTCCATTTGACGCTATTTTCATTGATGCGGCAAAAGGACAGTACAAACGATTTTTCGAACTGTACTCGAGTTACTTGAAACCCGGGGGAATGATCATCACGGATAACATCCTTTTTAAGGGGCTTGTATATAACCAGGAAGCAGAAAGCAGAAGAGTCCGCAGCCTGGTAAAAAAAATAGACGAATTCAACCGCTGGCTTGCAGCCAATGAGGAGTATGACACGATCATACTTCCGATTGGCGATGGCGTAGCGGTTAGTAAGAAGAGGTGA